A single Arachidicoccus sp. BS20 DNA region contains:
- the hemL gene encoding glutamate-1-semialdehyde 2,1-aminomutase, with translation MYEYISSKALFERAQQSIPGGVNSPVRAFKSVGGTPVFIEKAKGAYLYDVDGNKYIDYIASWGPMILGHAYEPVIKAIQQKAENSTSFGAPTELEIEIAELIKSMTKNVDLIRMVNSGTEACMSAIRLARGFTGKNKFIKFEGCYHGHADMFLVKAGSGVATFGIQNVPGITRGVADDTLTAPYNDLETVTKLVTEYKNQVAAIIVEPVAGNMGCVLPKEGFLEGLRKICDEENILLIFDEVMTGFRLAKGGAQEKLNIDADLVTYGKVIGAGMPVGAFGGRKEIMQHIAPLGNVYQAGTLSGNPLAMIAGYTLLKELNENSNHFSELEAKTIYLKNGLEKVLSDYEIDFMINQFGSMLSIFFTKISVTDFATASTTNTEFFKQFFHAMLGRGVYLPPSAFESWFLNNALSYEDLDATIIAAKESLETIL, from the coding sequence ATGTACGAATATATTTCAAGCAAAGCCTTATTCGAGCGTGCGCAGCAAAGCATTCCGGGCGGCGTTAATTCGCCTGTGCGTGCATTCAAAAGCGTAGGCGGAACACCTGTATTTATCGAGAAAGCAAAAGGTGCTTATTTATACGATGTGGACGGCAACAAATACATTGATTATATCGCATCCTGGGGACCGATGATTTTAGGTCATGCTTATGAACCTGTTATCAAAGCCATTCAACAAAAAGCGGAAAATTCCACATCTTTTGGTGCGCCTACAGAATTGGAAATCGAGATTGCCGAATTAATTAAGTCTATGACTAAAAATGTAGATTTGATACGCATGGTTAATTCGGGAACGGAAGCGTGTATGTCCGCAATCCGCCTGGCGCGCGGGTTTACGGGTAAAAACAAATTCATCAAATTTGAAGGTTGTTATCATGGTCATGCCGATATGTTCTTGGTAAAAGCAGGCAGCGGCGTTGCAACTTTCGGCATACAAAATGTTCCGGGCATTACACGCGGCGTAGCGGACGATACATTGACTGCACCGTATAACGATTTGGAAACTGTAACAAAATTGGTTACAGAATATAAAAATCAAGTTGCAGCCATCATTGTAGAACCGGTTGCCGGAAATATGGGTTGTGTTTTACCGAAAGAAGGTTTTCTCGAAGGCTTGAGAAAAATATGCGATGAAGAAAATATCCTGTTGATTTTTGATGAAGTAATGACGGGCTTTCGTCTTGCAAAAGGCGGTGCGCAAGAGAAATTAAATATAGATGCAGACTTGGTTACTTACGGAAAAGTGATTGGCGCGGGAATGCCCGTGGGCGCATTCGGTGGACGAAAAGAAATTATGCAGCACATTGCCCCGTTGGGAAATGTGTATCAGGCGGGAACGTTGAGCGGCAATCCTTTGGCGATGATTGCAGGCTACACTTTATTGAAAGAATTGAACGAAAACTCCAATCATTTTTCGGAGTTGGAAGCGAAAACTATTTACTTAAAAAACGGTTTGGAGAAAGTATTGTCGGATTACGAAATTGATTTTATGATTAATCAATTCGGCAGTATGCTGAGCATTTTCTTTACCAAAATTTCTGTTACGGATTTTGCAACTGCTTCAACAACCAATACTGAATTTTTCAAACAATTTTTTCATGCAATGCTCGGGCGCGGCGTGTATTTGCCGCCGTCGGCTTTTGAAAGCTGGTTTTTGAACAACGCACTTTCTTATGAAGATTTGGATGCAACTATCATTGCTGCAAAAGAAAGCCTTGAAACAATATTGTAA
- a CDS encoding MmcQ/YjbR family DNA-binding protein, translated as MFLDEIRDYALSLPDVEEYFPFGEETFVYKTSGKIFLLIASDETPLRINVKCDPDEAIELREGYSSIIPGYHMNKKHWNTIILDGNVERNVVLDCIKKSRELVGKRSK; from the coding sequence ATGTTTTTAGACGAAATACGCGACTACGCTTTGTCTTTGCCCGATGTGGAAGAATATTTCCCTTTCGGCGAAGAAACATTTGTATATAAAACTTCGGGCAAAATATTTTTGTTGATTGCTTCGGACGAAACGCCTTTGCGCATCAACGTGAAATGCGATCCAGACGAAGCTATTGAACTGCGTGAAGGATATTCATCTATTATTCCCGGCTACCACATGAACAAGAAGCATTGGAACACGATTATCCTTGATGGAAATGTTGAAAGAAATGTGGTATTGGACTGTATTAAAAAGTCTCGTGAGTTGGTAGGAAAAAGAAGTAAATGA
- a CDS encoding DUF5808 domain-containing protein — protein sequence MNKNDFNNDDYRNPKFWKWGVFYFNKDDVRLFIPKRNPFFGWTINFASPLSILFFILLMVLIGLLSNRGK from the coding sequence ATGAATAAAAATGATTTCAATAATGACGATTATCGCAATCCCAAATTTTGGAAATGGGGCGTTTTCTATTTTAATAAAGACGATGTGCGACTATTCATACCTAAGCGAAATCCATTTTTCGGCTGGACGATAAATTTTGCCAGTCCTCTGTCAATATTATTTTTTATTTTATTAATGGTATTGATCGGACTTCTTAGTAATCGTGGTAAATGA